The genomic region CAGGTACTTGTCATCCTTGCCGTCGAACACCTCATCGGAGTACATCTCGACGCTGCCGCTGTACTTGCGTCCGCCGGTCTTTGTGGTCGCAATCAGGACTCCGGCATTGGCGAACCCGTACTCCGCCTCAAAACCACCCTCGTGGAATTCCGCTTCCTCGATGGCGTTGTGGATTACCGACAGGGCGTTGGTGGCACCGTCGCGAAGGCGAGTGGTCATGACCCCGTCGATGTAAGCCACGTTCTCATCGCTGCGGCCGCCACGGACATGGGATCCCTCCACCACCGCCGACGAAAGGTTCATCACCGTGGTGATGCCGCGCATGGGAACGTGTTCAAGTTCCTCCGAGCTCACCACCTTCACGGTGTTGGTCACGTTCTTCGGCACCAGCGGCCGTTCCGCTACGATGGTGACCTCTCGGCCCTCGATCACTGTCTGCTGCATCTCGAAGTTCACTTCGGTGGTGCGGTCCACGTGAACGCGGATGTTCTGGATGGTCACCGTCTCGTAGCCGATGTACTGGGCACGGACGCTGTAGGTACCGACCGGCACATTCAGGATCACGTAAAACCCCTTCTCGTCGGTAGCCGCACCCATCAGCGTCCCTTCGATCACGACATTCACTCCCGGGAGCGGCTCTTTCGTGTCCTTGTCCACCACACGCCCGGCGATCTTCCCGGTTGTGGCGGCCTGCAAAAACGCCGGCAGCAAGGTGAGGACAAGGCCCACTACCACCCACTTAGCACGCATAGGCTGACCTCCCTTCACCTCATGTGAACCTCAGCCCTTTGCCTGATTCCAGGCGAGCGGGAAATAGCACGGTCCGGGCACCCACAAGGACGGGAATGTCCACTGTAAGCCCCTCAATTGGCAGGACAATCGCGAGGGATCCCCCACACCAGGGAAGCCCGGACTTCTTCCCTCTCCGCCTCCGAAGGAACACCGATCCTCCCTCTCCTCACGTCTTAACTTCCTTCGCGGCGGCAAAAATCTAACATGGACCTGCTTTCTTGTCAAGGGATTTTTCGTTCTACGCCCAAACAATGAAGTTGGCCGTGCCTGCCCTTCCCTTCGGAACGCCACCGGGGCATTCAACGTACAAGGCAGCGTAGGTGGGCTCGTAAGGCGTAAGCTACCTCCCAGGGGATCCAATGGCGACAGGTGGAAACGATGGACGACGCCCCTCTCTGGTTCGTTGGTCTCGATGTCGGCTCCGCTTTCGTGCACGTAGCGATCCTCGACCCCCACGGCAAGCTCCACCATACCCGCTCGGTCCCCCATCAGGGCAACATTGCCCACACCGTCCGCTCCGTCCTTCGGGAGTGGAAGGGTAAGATTGCGGGGCTCGGGGTCAACCTGAGGGGGGAGCGATCCCTCGGGTTCGCTCCGGGCGTGGACGATCAGACGGCCGTCGTGCAGGGGCTACGCCACCTGGGTTGGAAGACGCCGGCGATCCTGCACATCGGCGCCGAGAGATTCTACCTGATCCGTATTGACGAACGCGGCCATTACCTGGGCGCTGTGTCGAATACGGGTTGCGCCTCCGGTACCGGTTCCTTTCTGGACCAGCAGGCAAGCCGGCTTGAGCTGGAAGGGGCGCAGGAGCTGGCTCAGCTTGCCCTCACATTCCGCGGCTCGCCCCCTCCGGTGGCCACACGCTGCGCTGTCTTCGCCAAGACCGACATTATCCACGCCCAGCAGAAGGGCTACAGCTTAGAGGCCATCTGCGCCGGAATCTGCCGCGGAGCAGCACGCAATGTGGCCGACCTGATCACTGGCGCGCGAGAACTCCCGGACCGGATCGTCCTGACCGGAGGAGTGGCCCTAAATCGCAAGATAGTGGAAGAGCTCCGATTTCTGCTGGGCAAAGAGATCCTCGTTCCCCAGGAGCCCCAATGTGTCCCGGCAGTCGGTCTGGCATCCTTAGCCCTCCGGGAAAGAAGGCCATGGGACAGCGAGTTGCTCGAGAGCTTCTTGGCCTGCCCCGTGCTGCCATCCACGTCCGCCAGGAAGTACCACTACCCGCCCCTTGCCAATATCCCTTACCGGCGGGAAGCCTGTCCCCTGGACTGGAAAGGCGTCATCGACGAGGTGGAGGTCGAGCTATACACTCCCCTTCGCCCAGGGCAATCCTACGCCGGCTATCTGGGAATCGACATCGGCTCCACCAGCACGAAGGCCGCGCTGCTCGACGCACAGGGAACGGTGCTCTTGTCCCTCTATACCCGCACGCAAGGACAACCCATCGCTGCCGTCCAACGCCTTTTCCGGATCTTTCACCGACTCGAGGAGAGCCGGGGGGTTCGCTTCTCCCTCCTTGCGTGTGGCACTACCGGCTCCGGGCGAAAGTTGATCCGCAAGGTCCTGGCTGCAGACCTGGCGGTGGACGAGATCACAGCGCACGCCCGGGCTGCGCGCGAGCTCCGACCCGACGTGGACACGATCCTGGAAATCGGCGGTCAGGACTCCAAGTTCACTGTGCTCCGGAACGGTCGCGTGACGTTCTCCGTCATGAACTTCGTCTGCGCCGCAGGCACCGGAAGCTTTCTCGAGGAGCAGGCGCGGCGGCTCGGGGTAGACCTGGAGGAATACGCGAAGCTCGCCGAGCAGGCGTCGGCCCCGCTGACCAGCGACCGCTGCACGGTGTTCATGGAAAGGGACCTGAATTACCTCCTGAGCCAAGGATACAGCCGCGAGGAACTCCTTGCGGCCGCCATTCATTCGGTGCGGGACAACTACCTGACGAAAGTGGCCAACCTGCAAAGGATCGGCCGGGTGATCGTCTTTCAGGGGGCTACAGGCAGGAACGCCGCTCTGGTAAAGGCCTTCGAACACAAGCTGGGCAAACCCGTTTACGTCTCCCCTTATTGCCACGTAGCGGGTGCAGTCGGCGTCGCTCTTCTGCTACGAGACAAGGGAATCAGGCTCAACCCGAATTTCCGGCACCGGTTCCACCAGGTGCGGATTGAGACCCGGGAGGAAGTCTGTCCTCACTGCACCAATCACTGCAAGATTACTCGGGTTCAGATAGGGCAGGAGAGCATCGGCTGGGGTTATCTCTGCGGGCGCGAAGATTCGGATACGCGGCCCAGGCGGGAAGCCAGCGGCCTGAATCACGTCCGCGCCTACCGGAGGATGTTGTTCGAAACGGCCCAGGCAGAGCCAGACACATCATTGTCCAGGGCTGTGCCCCTCCTTTCGTTCCCCCTGGTTCGCGCCAAGCTCGCCCATCCCCAATTGCCGTCCCTCCTCACGCGGCGGAGAGAGTTACCTCCTACGGACAGGCGCAAACTGCGCTTCGGTATCCCCTGTACCCTCTACTACCTGGATACCCTCCCCCTCTGGCGAACTTTCTTCCAGCGGATGGGATTTGTCCCTGTCTCGGTCGTTCCGAGGGCGGAGACGCTGGAACGCGGACGCTCGATCGTGGGCGCAGATTTCTGTACCCCGTTGACCCTCCTCCACGGACACGTGGCTGAGCTCGCAGATCGATGCGACTACCTTTTCCTGCCGGTCCTTTTCCGGGGCGGGCAGGAAGGTCCTCCCAAGCACTACTGCTACTACTCGAATTACGCCACCGCGCTGCTCTTGAACAACCCCCGGCTGCATTTGGAGGGGAAAGTCCTGGCTCCCGTCCTGGAGCTCAGCCATGGGCCTGAGGAAATCGTCCGGGCCTTCCGGGGGAGCTTGCCTCCGGACCTAAGGGATCTGTTCCCCCAGGGCGTCACCGAACGTGCCTGGAAGGAGGCGCTCAGCTGGTTCAAGAGCCGGCTCGAGGAGCAAACCCAGCGCTTTCGGGAGCTACGAGAACAGCTCTCCGATTTCGGCATCGTGCTCTTAGGAAGGCCGTACATCGCCCTCGACGATCGGCTGAGCCACCGTGTGGCCGAACGCCTGGCCGAAGCCGGGATCCCCGTCTTCTACCAGGAGATGCTCCCTTTGGAGGAAACGGAAACGCCGGTAGCCGCTGACTACCTTCGCTGGAATCACTGGCGCTACGGCGAAAGGATTCTGCGCGCCGCCGAATTCGTGGCCCGCGACGAGAAGCTTTTCCCCATCTACCTGACCGCGTTCAAGTGTTCGCCGGATTCCTTCCTCATCCCCTACTTCCGGGAGATCATGGACCGGTACGACAAGCCCTACCTAATCCTTCAGATCGATGATCACAGCTCGGCCGAGGGGTTCGAGACGCGTCTGGAGGCTGCCGTCGAATCCTTCCGGAACTTCCGGCGGTCGGTGCAGGTAGCGCAGCCCGTTCGCATCCAGACCAGCTCGTGGCCACGGCGCCGAACCTACCTTTTCCCGAACTACGACCCGTTGAGCACGGAACTGATCGCTGCCGCCTTCCGGCGTCGCGGTCTCGAGGCGATCCCGCTGGAGGAGACCGAGGAGACAGTCCAGGCCTCGGTGCGCCATAACGATGGCCAGTGCTTGCCCTTCAGCGCGCTTCTGCAGGCCATCCAGCACACGGTGCAGAAGCACGGTCTGGATCCCGGCCGCACCGGCTTCTTCCTCAACGCCTTGTGTGACCTCTCCTGCAACCTGCCGCAGTACCCTGCCCTAATGAAGCAGATGCTCGAAAAGCTGGGCAACGGGCTGGAACAGCTGGAGGTGCTGGCAATCGGAACGACGTTCCAGGGCATGCCCCTTCCCCTGCTTGTGGACATCTACTGCGGCTATCTCCTTGGTGGGCTTCTGCAAAAGCTCGTCTGCAAGGTACGGCCACGCGAACGCAACCGCGGCGATTGTGATGAGGTCCTTGCCCTGGCAGTTCAGCGCCTTCGCGATGCCTTCGAGCAGGGGAGCTCCAAAGAGTTGGCCTTCGAAGACGTCGTAGAACGCTTCGCGGCCGTTCCCCTGGACCGGACCAAGGTCAAGTTGCCCAAGGTGGCGATTATCGGCGACCTCTACATCCGCGACAATTACGTATTCAACCAGAACCTGATCCAAGAGCTCGAGAGGATGGGGGCGGAAGCGATCACTACGCCCTACAGCTTTCTGATCCGGCTGCTCGCCGTCAAACACTTCCACGGCCTGGCGACGAACCACCGGTACGCCAACCTGGCCATCGACAAATCCCTGCTCACGGCCTTCACTTATTACGACCGTAAGTTCACCCGGATTAGCTTCCCGGTGCTGCGCGAACCCCTGCCCAAGTACGACTCCTCGCTCCTGACGTACTTGCAGCGCTACCATCTGGACTACCGCCATCCCGGCGAGACCTCGCAGAATCTGATGAAGATCTTCCACCTCCTCGAACAGTTCCCGGACATCCGCCTGTTCGTGCACGTCAACCCGGTATTCTGCTGCCCCGGGCTGGTAAGCGAGGCCATCTTCCGGAAGGTGGAGGAGGACATCGGCGTACCCATCGTGTCGATCGTGTACGATGGAACGCGGGGTGACCAGAACCAGGTGCTCCGCCCCTATCTGCACTTCCTCCGTGAAGAAACCCGGGTGCACAGGCAAAGCCAGGCCGTGTAGATTTACAGAGCTCCCGACCGCTCCAGCGGCCAAGACGGGCGGGGCAGGCGGCCACCCGCCGAGCCCTGTTCGGGAGAGGAGGATTAGCTGGGGGTTCCCCTTTCCGGCGGCTCAGCGCGAGGGCTCGTCCACGCGCAACAGGCGCTGACGAAAAGCCAGGGCAACCGGATTCGAATGGGCATCTGCCCGCCACAGGAGGAGTGACACACGGTCCACGGCGTAGTCGAGGGGGGCGAACGCCACCAATCCGCTCGTGATCTCCTCGCTGGCAGCTTCCCCCCAGCGGAGGTACGTACCGGCGAGAAGGACCTCTGCTTCGTCCAGGAGGGAGGGACGATCGCGCCAGTCCTGCTGCAGCCTCGCCAGGATGCTCCGCGGCCCCTCGTCGGGGTAACGGTATGCGGGCAAGCTATCTCCCTGGTCGGTAACGAGAACAAGATCGCGCAGGGCCCGCAGACAGCCTCGCCCACCGGACACGGCGACGTGGAATACCGCGAAGCGCGGGGGTGTGTAGCCCAACTCGGGATCAACCCAATTTCCGTAGGTGTACGGGTTGGCCGAATTCGCGCCCCGGAAGGACACGTCCAGAAAGCGTCGGTTGAGTTCGCCGTCCGGCAACGGCTCCACTTCCAGTCTGCACTCGCCCAAGCTGAGCCGGTAACCCCGAGCCAGAACCTCAACCCCACTCTGCTTGGACAGGGTCCCTTCTGCATCGGGGAGAAGAACGGCCTCCACCCGGACCCATTTCGGCGCCTGACCCGCGCACCCGATCACGAGGATGCCGAACAGAGCAAACAAACCTCTTCTGCGCATTGCTCCACCTTGTGCTATGGGGATCCCTCTCAAGCCGTGTACATCTTACCGAATTGGCCTCACGCCCGCAAGCGCTAAATGGGGGCGCCGTGGGCAAGAAGCTCCGCGCTGTTGATATTCTCGGGGCAATGTCCTATGTTAGCGCCGAAGGGCTGGCCTTCAGCCGCGCGCCCGAATCCCAAGAAAGCGTGGGTCGCCAGGGGAGGGCGGAATCGAACGGAGGAGAGAGATGCGCCTGTCTTGCTGCGTGATGATCGCAAGCCTGACACTCGGGAGTGTGGAAATGCGGGCCGCTACGGACACAGGGCTGATTCCGGAACCTCAGCAGACAACGATCCTGGCCGGAAAACTGGACCCTCGCCAGTGGGGGCAGGTCGTCTTGGGTCCCGGAACCAGCGCGGAGGACCAGGCAGCCGTGGAGGAGCTCCTCTCCCTGGTCAGGGAGAAGGCTGGAGCCAACGTTTCGGTGATCCAGCAGCCCGGAGCCGTCCCCTCTCCAGGGCAGATCTGGCTCGGGGATTGGAACCGGTCCCCTGAGG from candidate division KSB1 bacterium harbors:
- a CDS encoding acyl-CoA dehydratase activase; the encoded protein is MDDAPLWFVGLDVGSAFVHVAILDPHGKLHHTRSVPHQGNIAHTVRSVLREWKGKIAGLGVNLRGERSLGFAPGVDDQTAVVQGLRHLGWKTPAILHIGAERFYLIRIDERGHYLGAVSNTGCASGTGSFLDQQASRLELEGAQELAQLALTFRGSPPPVATRCAVFAKTDIIHAQQKGYSLEAICAGICRGAARNVADLITGARELPDRIVLTGGVALNRKIVEELRFLLGKEILVPQEPQCVPAVGLASLALRERRPWDSELLESFLACPVLPSTSARKYHYPPLANIPYRREACPLDWKGVIDEVEVELYTPLRPGQSYAGYLGIDIGSTSTKAALLDAQGTVLLSLYTRTQGQPIAAVQRLFRIFHRLEESRGVRFSLLACGTTGSGRKLIRKVLAADLAVDEITAHARAARELRPDVDTILEIGGQDSKFTVLRNGRVTFSVMNFVCAAGTGSFLEEQARRLGVDLEEYAKLAEQASAPLTSDRCTVFMERDLNYLLSQGYSREELLAAAIHSVRDNYLTKVANLQRIGRVIVFQGATGRNAALVKAFEHKLGKPVYVSPYCHVAGAVGVALLLRDKGIRLNPNFRHRFHQVRIETREEVCPHCTNHCKITRVQIGQESIGWGYLCGREDSDTRPRREASGLNHVRAYRRMLFETAQAEPDTSLSRAVPLLSFPLVRAKLAHPQLPSLLTRRRELPPTDRRKLRFGIPCTLYYLDTLPLWRTFFQRMGFVPVSVVPRAETLERGRSIVGADFCTPLTLLHGHVAELADRCDYLFLPVLFRGGQEGPPKHYCYYSNYATALLLNNPRLHLEGKVLAPVLELSHGPEEIVRAFRGSLPPDLRDLFPQGVTERAWKEALSWFKSRLEEQTQRFRELREQLSDFGIVLLGRPYIALDDRLSHRVAERLAEAGIPVFYQEMLPLEETETPVAADYLRWNHWRYGERILRAAEFVARDEKLFPIYLTAFKCSPDSFLIPYFREIMDRYDKPYLILQIDDHSSAEGFETRLEAAVESFRNFRRSVQVAQPVRIQTSSWPRRRTYLFPNYDPLSTELIAAAFRRRGLEAIPLEETEETVQASVRHNDGQCLPFSALLQAIQHTVQKHGLDPGRTGFFLNALCDLSCNLPQYPALMKQMLEKLGNGLEQLEVLAIGTTFQGMPLPLLVDIYCGYLLGGLLQKLVCKVRPRERNRGDCDEVLALAVQRLRDAFEQGSSKELAFEDVVERFAAVPLDRTKVKLPKVAIIGDLYIRDNYVFNQNLIQELERMGAEAITTPYSFLIRLLAVKHFHGLATNHRYANLAIDKSLLTAFTYYDRKFTRISFPVLREPLPKYDSSLLTYLQRYHLDYRHPGETSQNLMKIFHLLEQFPDIRLFVHVNPVFCCPGLVSEAIFRKVEEDIGVPIVSIVYDGTRGDQNQVLRPYLHFLREETRVHRQSQAV